A single window of Channa argus isolate prfri chromosome 12, Channa argus male v1.0, whole genome shotgun sequence DNA harbors:
- the LOC137137062 gene encoding CD276 antigen-like: MVASGTDTVSTQTVKHEQHVSRTDVLKLFVKMKMFVVFMILVHVSQHVSAVDMYEGDQFVLMHCQFPTSELDDPTVMWSRSDLSPSTVHQRQQEGDELKNQNQLYSGRTSMMPDALETGDLSLNLTELQLSDSGTYTCSVRGFRFQQRVTDVQLQVKGQ; encoded by the exons ATGGTTGCTAGTGGAACTGACACTGTGTCTACACAGACAGTAAAACATGAGCAGCACGTCAGCAGAACTGATGTCCTGAAGCTGTttgtgaagatgaagatgtttgtggtgTTTATGATCCTCGTACACG tttCCCAGCATGTCTCAGCTGTGGACATGTATGAGGGAGACCAGTTTGTCCTGATGCACTGTCAGTTTCCCACTTCTGAACTGGACGACCCCACAGTGATGTGGAGCCGCTCTGATCTCAGTCCTTCAACCGTCCACCAGCGTcagcaggaaggtgatgaaCTTAAAAACCAGAACCAGCTTTACAGCGGCCGAACATCGATGATGCCTGATgctctggaaactggagacctcagtctgaatctgacagaactgcaactgtctgacagtggaacctACACCTGCTCCGTCAGAGGTTTTAGATTTCAACAGAGAGTGACAGACGTACAgctgcaggtcaaaggtcagtga